The sequence ACGATGGATGCCACGGCCAAATGAAAAACCGCTACCGTCcgaccaccccacccacccccgacccccccaccctcgGACACAGACCTGATTACGGAGTGATCCGCATATGGTAACAGATGCCTTGTTATAAAtcacgccccctccccccccccccccccctctcccaggtccTCTCTGTAAACAGTAAGGGCTGGGTCTGGACCTCGGGGCCTACAAGCCGTTCTGCAACTAATTATCTCCTGATCAACAGCAGATGTTCCTCTCACGCCTGATCTCCACACACTGCCGtccaccaagccccctcccagGTACGGAACCaggagggagcgtgtgtgtgtgtgggggtgtgtgtatggggggggggggagaggggggtcatTCTTTTTTTTGGACACTCATCAAAACGCCTCGCGGAGCGTGACTGATTCTTTCCACTGACAGTGACGGGATCAGAGTACTGAATGTGAATACTGTCTCTGGGTTCCTCCTCCCTAGAAGAATCTCCAACTTCTAAGACCTCGGAAAAACTGGAGCTGAAGTCTTTGTTATTGGCATAAGCATGCATGGCAAAAAGGTGGTATCTCCACACTACAGCATAGTTAGTATTCTCCTGGCCTCAGTGACAGCGACAGATAAACGAATCCAAGCGACAGATGGAGATACAGTGGGAGACATTTCATAGCAAAGCTGCTTCTTTGACTTCTGGACGAGGATGTTCATCTGATCTCAGAGCGTCTCTGTATTCTCAGCGTGCCTCTCACTGGCTCTGCCTCAGGGCTTGTCTCTTCATCTCCCAATCACCAAAGCCGATACAAAGAAAGGGCGGGACCAACGCAGTCACTTCCTCTAGCGTACAGACTTTGAAGCCATGAAGGCCAATTTTTGGGACTTTCAAAAGACACGTCTGTTTCAAGTACAAACCTCCCTTAGATTTCCAAACAGCTCCCTAACCAACTGATATCCCAGTCTGTCAATTACAGAGAGTGGGAGATGCAACAAGAGACTCCAACATTTCAGGACACAATCACTTGGTACTCGCGACAGCCCTCCACAGAACTCCCCGCTCATTAGCCCAGGGGCCAGACGAGCCAATCGCAGAGGACCGCAGGTGCGCGCCGCTCCAATGAGAGACGGGGGAAGGGAGCGTGGAGGCACTGCAGAGGCACTCCATCACCTGGGCCGCGTGCTGAGTACTCTCTGCCAATCAGCCCGCTGCCCCGCTGAGCGTCCTCAACCAATCATCGACCAGTCCTGCTGCGCCCTGTCGGCCGTTCCGACAGCagcgcctggtgtgtgtgtcgcgtGTGAGCAGAAGGACGCTCTCTAAGTGGCTGGAGCAGCTCTGGAAGGCTGCTCTCCTTCACTCCACATCGCACAGCACTGAGCCATGCTGTCAGAATGGAAACATTCatcggataaaaaaaaaattgaaggaAAGTAACATAAGGCAGAGGTTTACTCTGGGAGGGGGACTAACAGGGAGAGGtaggtaacgtgtgtgtgtgtaacccataCCTCAGTCTCTTGCAGTACTGTTTGACCTTGTCCAGTGAGGCAGTGTTGATCTGGGCCTGATATTCCTCAACAGACACGTTGTCTCTGTAGTAGTATCCCTCCATACTCtccagagctggagagagagagagagagagagagagagagacagagacagagagagagacagagagaggcagagaaaggcagagagaggccgagagagagagaaagacagagagagagagagagagagagagagagagagagagagagagagagagagagagagagagagagagagagagagagagagaaagagagagagagagagagagagagagaaagagagagagagacagagagagacagagagagagaaagagagagagaaagagagagagagacagagagcgagacagagagagagagacagagagcgagacagagagagagagacagagagagagaaagagagggagagagaaagagagagagagacagagagagacagagacagagagtgagagacagagacagagagtgagagatagacatCATGACAGGAACATCGATGCTGCAGCTGTATGTTACAGCTGATGTCATCATACTACAGCTGTGATGCTATAAgagcccacacacagaccctcacatcacacacacacacagacccctacatcacacacacacagacccctacatcacacacacacacagacccccacatcacacacacacacagacccctacatcacacacacacagacccctacatcacacacacacacacagacccccacatcacacacacacacagacccccacatcacacacacagacccccacatcacacacacacacagacccccacatcacacacacacacacagacccctacatcacacacacacacacagacccctacatcacacacacacacacagacccccacatcacacacacacacagacccctacatcacacacacacagacccctacatcacacacacacacacagacccctacatcacacacacacagacccctacatcacacacacacacagacccccacattacacacacacacagacccctacatcacacacacagacccctacatcacacacacacacacacagacccccacatcacacacacacacagacccctacatcacacacacacatacccctacatcacacacacacacacagacccccacatcacacacacacacagacccccacatcacacacacacacagacccctacatcacacacacacagacccctacatcacacacacacacacagacccccacatcacacacacacacagacccctacatcacacacacacagacccctacatcacacacacacagacccctacatcacacacacacacagacccccacatcacacacacacacagacccccacatcacacacacacacagacccccacatcacacacacacacagacccctacatcacacacacacagacccctacatcacacacacacacagacccctacaTCAGCCCGTGTCCGGTCGGTGCCCTACCCTGGGTGAAGAGGACGGGGTAAATCTTGAAGCCCCCTCCGTTCCTGAGGCGCTGGGGCAGCTGGGAGAAGTAGCAGCCCTCCAGATGGAAGCAGACCTTCAGGGCCTGCCGGGTGCCCTCTACCTGGTGCGAGATGGGCACGTCTGCGggaatcacacacacgctcagatcCTCTCAGAGGCAGGACGGAACACAAGACAATCAACACGATTGGCTGGTAGTTATTTTGTTTGTTGATTTTCAAGTCTTGATGCATTTATGTTGACTGTGAACCACTGTTGAGAAACTCTGAGAGAGGATCTCTGTGATGCGTGTTGGGTTGTGCtgagtactgtacagtactgctCTGAGACACAGTACTGCTCTGAGACACAGTACTGCTCTGAGACACAGTACTGCTCTGAGACACAGTACTGCTCTGAGACACAGTACTGCTCTGAGACACAGTACTGCTCTGAGACACAGTACTGCTCTGAGACACAGTACTGCTCTGAGACACAGTACTGCTCTGAGACACAGTACTGCTCTGAGACACAGTACTGCTCTGAGACACAGTACTGCTCTGAGACACAGTACTGCTCTGAGACACAGTACTGCTCTGAGACACAGTACATGTTCGGACGTACTTGCCACCAGCGGCTCCCCTTCAAACTGTCGGAAGTAGAAGGTGACCTTCTCCAGGTCGATAAGAGCAACCTGGGTATCCTCCAGCATGGCCTGCTCATCcgtctgcactcacacacacacacacacacacacacacacacacacagactgtcagagtgtgtgtgcgtatgagatggagagagagatagagcttgaaagagagaaaaatggagaaagagagacagcaaggGAGACAGCAAGAgcaagaggttgtgtgtgtttttcctcaGTAAACACTGACTCACACCTTCCTTTCCTACGTATGTGCAGATCAAAGATAGAGCATGcacctgtactgtgtgtgtgagtgcacgtgATCACTCACATGCTGTAGTACTGTATGAATCTGAACAAGCATGTGATCGTTTTACGAGTGCACGCTTGAGACTacacagcatgttggtgtgtgtgcttgtgccatTTTGTTTGTGCAgtacacatgtttgtgtgtgtgtgtgtacgcctgcTTCCTTTTCAAACATCCGCTtctacacaaacaagcacatctGCTCCAAgatgggatggaggtggggggggggagatttggTTTCTGCCTCCTCCTCATTTCTGTCACactacccccctctccaccccgccccccacctACCCAGGCGGAGgccgaggagagagggggggcgtaCAGTGTGGGGGGAGCAGAAGCAGCAGGGGGCTTGTGAATACCCATTAGTGACGGCCCCTCTTCACAGATCAGAGCTCCTGCCCGAGTGGCAAGCGACACCCCGGGCggctgtgtgtgggcaggtTCACCAGGAgcaggtgtctctctctcactcacacacacacacacacacacacacacacacacacacacacacacacacacacacagcctgcttcTCACTGCCTTTCATGTAGTGCCCTGAGAAAAGCACACTGGTGGAATCATCGGCAGGCATTTGTGACCCAGCTTAGCTTCAATCGGGGGAgttcagagggagagggagggagagagtgagagaaggagggagagaaagttggAGTGTAAGAGACGGAAATGGcaaaggagaaaagagaaagaaagagagagaggaagaatgaTAAGCACAGACCTGTGTAACCCACACACTGAGTGTCGTCCAAAACCCCCGGTTAAATAATCCCACTGCCAACCAGCCTCTCTATTAGAGGAACTGGAGCTCAATCACCAAGCATCGGTCACATCCAAAATTTAATTTCCGCTATCTCCATATTTCATTTCAAACTGTATACAAAATTTGCTAAATAAGACTCAAGAAATAATTGTTTTTCAAATGATATGAACTGAGCCCTCCAGCAAGCGGGCTTGTTCCTACCGTCTATTTTCTCAATTTGAAGTGGTTAAAATTGTGCTGCTACAAACTTTGTGATTGGAATGAATTCCATTGTGCACTCAAAGACAACTCCTGGCCAAGACAACCAGCTTTTCAGTTAGTTAAAAAAGGGACACGCACTAGCTTCATCTAACCGTGGAGAGGCCTCACcaggttgggggagaggagggactgGAAGTGCAGCAGGAGCCCAGCGGATGCGATCTGCTCCAGCCAGCGTTTGCCGGCTTCCTGGGTCTCCAGGGGGTCTGGGCCCTCCAGGTCGGCCTCTGTGGCCCCGCTGTGGgtctaggagaggaggaggggaggggaggaataaGAAGAAAAAGTTAAACGTCAAGCGTTAGAGATGAGGTGCTCTGTGAGATAAGGAGTGTTCCAGAAGGTGAGGTGTGTTCCAGAATGTGAGGTATGTTCCAGAAGGTGAGGTGTGTTCTaggaggtgatgtgtgttccAGAAGGTGAGGTGTGTTCCAGAAGGTGAGGTATGTTCCAGAAGGTGAGGTGTGTTCCAGAAGGTGAGGTGTGTTCCAGAAGGTGAGGTGTGTTCCAGGAGGTAAGGAGTGTTCTAGGAGGTGAGGAGTGTTctaggaggtgaggtgtgttctAGGAGGTGAGGAGTGTTctaggaggtgaggtgtgttccAGAAGGTGAGGTGTGTTCTAGGAGGTGAGGAGTGTTctaggaggtgaggtgtgttctaggaggtgaggtgtgttccAGAAGGTGAGGTGTGTTCTAGGAGGTGAGGAGTGTTctaggaggtgaggtgtgttctAGGAGGTGAGGAGTGTTctaggaggtgaggtgtgttctaggaggtgaggtgtgttctatgaggtgaggtgtgttacctgggtaAGAACTGCAAGGAGATGCTGGGAGAAGGCACACACAGCCGCCACCAGAGACTGGCAGAACACCATGTCCCTCCGCAACTGAATCTCAGAGtctaggaaggaaggagggaggaaaggacagaagagaggaaagaaggatggaggaaacaggaagaagaAAAGACAATGTTATTTTTAGCACTGTAGCTATTttcactgtatatatatatatttaaagatGAAGACAAAGAGCAGAAAAGGGGAGGTGGTATATGAACTTTTATCAGTAGTAATTAAAAACCAGCTTCTTGTAAAGGTGAAGGCATGATATTAATTTTTCTAAATCTTAATACTAAGTCCACTGACTATTAAATATCCAGTCATAAATACACAGAGTCAAATTAGAGGTGTATGAGTGGATGATAATTGGCTTCTATAATTTTCCTGAAAAATGGCCCGTTAAGCATCTCATTTATTTCAGAAATAGAGTTCAGGAACCACTCGAGGACTGATTATGTGCCATATTGAACCACCGGATATTCCTCCATGCCTCTGTTATTAGCTATTCCACTCCATAACCTTGAGACATATTGGGATTGTCACTATTTTTATTGGGCTGTGCTTTTCTTTTGGGTGTTTTTAATTGGCTCAGGGCTGGTTCAGGATGACTTTGCTACACTCTATGGCCTTGTGTAGAGAGATAAATGGATGCAGCCTCATTTAGTTTCAATCATTCACTTTTACTGAGCTGAGAAAACGTCTTCCTGATGAGTCGGACAGACACGACTGATGGAGGTGGACCAGTTTCTGACCAAAAACAATGTTGATATTTGAATATGAACCAGACAGTCAGTCTGTCCGTCTGCCagttttcctgtctgtctgccagttttcctgtctgtctgtctgcctgtctgtctgtctgcctgcctgtctgcctgtctgcgtgtctgtctgtcattaaaACATAAAGGGGTTATAAGACGGGGGTGGACCAACCTGTGTACTGAAGCAAGACCAACAGCAGCCGTGTCTTCACCTCTGAAAGAGTGacagaaaaaagaagagaatcAGGATAGCGGAAACCCTAAACCACAAACGCaacccattcccccccccccccaactcccttAATAGTTTACTTTCACGTGTACCCTAACACCATAACACCACCACAGAGAAATATAACAACATACAGTAAATCTCTATTTGTTTATTGTCCTAGCAGAACCCCAGGGATTTCCGCAGAGCAGttaaataacaataataataataataagcttGGCAGTGCTAGGGGCCCCAATAGTAGGGGCCCCATGAAAAAGCCATCGTCAGGAGAGGCAATGCCAAAAAGTCAAGCAGCACTCTAATATTACTCTGCATTTCTCCCCTCACAGCAGCCCCTGCACCTCTCTCAGGGGTGTCATGTGACCAGCGATTTTGgacgtttgtgtgcatgtgtgcttggaGCCAAAACTCTGCAAACACACTCCAAGGGACACAAACCCACTCTTAAAGGAAGCGAATGCTGCCAGGGATGCTTGGATTAGCATTTTGGCGTGTTAACCATTAGCTGGGGGTGCTAAAGCTAGCAGTGCACCATGGTCTCAACACCATTACTCACTTTGAGTGTGTTATAGCTCCCACTGTTATGACTTCTCAGTTTATGCATATCCTTGAGGATTTGTGGTACAGTGTTCTGTGAGTTATGTGAGAAGTAAATAAGCACACACAACGGTTTGGTCCATTTCATGTCTCCAAGGTACAGTGTTACGGGGTGGTTGATTCAACAAGAacgtgtaggtctgtgtgcgcatgcgtgtgtgtgtttgtgtgggtgtaccGTGGTGTGAGCACATTATACTTTAGTGATTGAGGTTGGGGGTACGACCAACCTTCAACAAACTTggcgatggtgtgtgtgaggctctgGACGCTGCTGGGCAGGTTCCAGGGGTCGTGCTTGACGTGGAGACGCAGCTTCTTGGTGCAGTTCACCCTGGGGTCCATCTCCTGCTGGAACTCTGCCCGGCAACAAACCAACAGCAACTTAGCGGTTAGAGACACACTCGAAACATACCTCACTTCCACATGGTTTTACATAAAACGGCCCTATCCATCTCTACTGAATTATTTATTactaaggagagaggggaagggagaggagagagggaagagagaggagagagggaagagagaggagagagggaagggagaagagagagggaagggagaggagacgggCTTCTGCTTTCAGACGGACCTCATTATTTCTATccatctttctcactcttttttctctccctctctccctctctcctcctaatgAAGGGCCAGTGTGAATCATTCACTCATGCAGGGCACCAAACAAAGCACTACTGTTAACGAGACCTTCATTACCATCCGTCCCAtcgcattacattacatttgtcttgtgtacacccacacacacacacacacacacacacacagtagcattCATGAGCCACATCCGGAGAGGGCTGTCTTGGCTGTTGTGTCGGTCTCCCTGACGAAGTGTGTCAACAAAGAAACAACCGAGACTCTTGTTGTGTCGTTTACTTTGGAGACGGAAGGGACACTTGGATGTGAGATAACAAGTCGGCCGTTTAACAGGAGCTTAAGGGAGATttggtcagtgagtgtgtgtgcgtgtgtgtgtattcttcagtatgtctgtgtgtgtgtctgtgtgtttctgcaagATAGCGCTATCAGATGGAGGAATCCTGAGCCTCCATGGAGATCTCACATCGAGTGCATCTGCTCCCTCAcaggggagacacagggagaggtgaACTGGTCTCCATGTGTGAACCggacagggtgtgtgagggcttcAGTTGTCTAAACACAAACGATAATGAACCCAGTCTTCTCCTCTGATCTGAAGCCCGTCTGTCTAACAAAGCTTTTCTCAAGACACTCACAAACGTTTTTTATATAAGAGTTTAGTCGGGGAACAACATTCCATTCAGCCCACCAGGCTACGTTCAAAAGCGTTCTAGCTTCTAGTTCACTGAAACCTCTAAAGGCCTTCGCAACCTCATTTTGGCAATTGTGCCTTCGTCATCCATTCAAAAAAACATTGACGCTGCTCTTGAACACAGCTCTAATCTTCAGAATGTGCCGAGTCAACAGAAAGAGATTCACACAAAGGGCAGCGTTTGTACAATCTAAGATGGTTtatttttagggggggggggttgataaaTCCGAAAGTAACAGATCCGTCAATTCCAACAAAGATACGTCAACTCCAACAACATTTCCTGACCAGATTAAAAGAATCTGAGAGCATTTCTTCAGGCCAGCAGCCTTGGACACCCTCCCACGGCAGGATATGACATCAAACAATGGAGGTTCCAACCCAGGCCAAAGGTCAGGTACGACAGCTGCAGGACACAGGCCAGTGCTATGAAACTACAGGTAGGAGATATGGGAATGTGCGGCTGGGAGCTTCATGTGCAGCTGGAGCATTTACCACCCCAGCATCcctacgcaaacacacacaccgccaaacacccacacacacggaaacagGAAGTTGCAGCCCTTGCGAGGGAGGCTGCAGTGTATTCTGAGCCGTGCTGTTCTCTctccagcactctctctctccctctctctctctccctctctctctctccctctctctctgtctctctctctctgtctctctctgcaggagcGGGACACAGAGGCTGGAGTCTCTCCAATCTTATCTCTCTTCTCCCAGTCCCACCgttccacccagccccccccccccttctcctttcctcctttcttcccctccttccctacacCCCAGCAACAACACCCTttacaggcgggggggggggggaacgtctAGAAGCTACCCTGGCAGAGAAAGCATATACAGTGAAAAGGAGAAGTGAAGGATAGAGGGTTGGAGGATAGGGAGGAAAGGAATTGGTGGTTCTGCTGAAAAGCTCAGTAGTgcctgtgtgggtgcgtgtttaCCTAGTAACCCTCGTCCAGGAGTGAAGCACTTGGTCTGTTCGAAGGCCCTGGCCACCACAGCTCCCTTCAGCATGCTGGAGATGGAGTCCACctggagcagacagacagacagacagacagacagacaggcagacaggcaggcaggcaggcagacacacagacagacagacaggcagacagacaggcagacaggcagacacacagacagacagacagacaggcagacacacagacagacagacagacagacagcagggttACACATGTCCCCTGGACACGCTGCTAGAACCAGGGATCACAGATCATGGACCAACCTGAATCCCACAATAGAGCTTGAGGTTCCAGATGGACCCACCTGAACAGCGTGAACCACTGGGGGAGCATTCAAATGATGCAGTGATAAGACCCAGAGTACGCAGAAATATCATCCACACCGAATATATCTGAGCCTCTCACACAACACCTCTTTAATCAGACTAAGTTTCTctgtcataaacacacacacacacacacacatccccagacTCTAGTAAACACAAATAATATGCAGAGTAAACAAAGCTAGGGAAGCTGGTCAACAGTAAAACAAACGACAGGAAGCAGCCTAAACTGCAGAGGCAGCACTGCAGGATTAGCTTTTTCTAGTTTACTGGCGATGGAGACATCCTTGTTAAATCTATTTTTCAATGCAGTGCATAATCCcaggagagctgtgtgtgtgtgtgtgtgtgtgtgtgtgtggcattagCCCATTTAACAAGGTGTCAGAAAATTCAGGAATCAAGTTTAGACTCCTCAAATATTTGCAGTTGTGAACTTGAGCAGTCCTCTGGTAATGTTCAGGGGAGAAGACGTGCACCTTTCTGTGCAAACCAAAATAGGATTTTCTGTTTTTAATGAAAGCAGCAATAACTGTATTCTTGCTGTAACTGTATAACATAAATTCAAATGAGAAACAGCTCCCCAATTGTTGTTGGTTCTTGTTTTTTGTTGAATTTTTTCGTAAACAAAATTATGTACACGCAAGGCACATTTTCTGTGCACAAACAAATATACTATATCCTGGTACGGAATGAGACTGGATGTTTTGGAGCCTGTGTGTTGTTACTAGTGACAGTTGGAATGATGAGGACTCACCTGGCTGAAGAGATGCTCCAGGAAGCCAAGCAGCTTCTTCTGCTTGTCGTGGGAGAGCCACACACTGACTGGCACCTCATCTCCTGCGGAGCAGCACCCCACATCAGTCACAGTCACCAGCCgctgggccacacacacacacacacacacacgcgcacacacacacacgcgcgcacacacacatgcgcacacacaaacacacacacacaaacacgcgcgcgcatgcacacacacacacacgcgcgcacacacacacgcgcgcacacacacacacaccaacacacacaaacacacacgtgcgcgcacacacacacacacacacactcgcagccTGGCAACTCCAGGCCTCATCACTCTAATGGTGTGGAACGGGACATCAAAACACACTGACAGGCGCTAATTACTCGACACAGCCTCACATCAGTGAGTCTGgacacttccacacacatacgtaccgacacacacacacacacacacactctctcactataGATTACTGGGACCCGACAGCCAATTAGCATATAAAAGCGATCCACTAAGCAACTACTGCTCTCTGGCAGGTTAGAGAAGAGACCctgcacagctgtgtgtgtgtgtgtgtgtgtgtgtgtgtgtgtgtgtgtgtgtgtgtgtgtgtgtgtgtgggggcgggggtgcCGACATTGACAGACTGACACAACTACAGAACGTCTGACATGACACACAGCTGGACACATGACAGCATGTACTACGGAGCATCTGTATGTGTACagtgaagttgtgtgtgtgtgtgtgtgtatagtaaaGGTATGCACTCACATGCTCATGTGTGGTTGTGTCCATAAGCgtacagtacatgtgtgtgctgttttgCACACATTCAGAGCGAGGGGAATATTTGACCAGACACACAGCTGTGGAAAACGTTAACTAAAACCCATGGGAAAGCTGGAGCCAAAGACTTGCCATGTCGAATTATGCTCATCCAGAATGTTTTTGTTCTTGGAGTTGAAAAGGTATAATCATAGAGTCAGATACTAATCGGGTCCTGTCAGTAATGAGTGGCTCAGCCTGGGTTgtggaaggatgtgtgtgtgtggggggggggggggtaatgaagAGATATTCTGGGTAGTGGCACACAGGGGTGATTCCTAGTTCATGTGTTTCTGAGCCCATTTCTTTACTGAATCTTAGAATCTGTtgtgtcgggtgtgtgtgtgtgtgtgtgcgtgcgtgctgcagtgtgtgtacctgagtccATCTTGTCAct comes from Osmerus eperlanus unplaced genomic scaffold, fOsmEpe2.1 SCAFFOLD_356, whole genome shotgun sequence and encodes:
- the LOC134016640 gene encoding phosphatidylinositol 3,4,5-trisphosphate-dependent Rac exchanger 2 protein-like produces the protein MVYVSTPSPAWRLPRATVWAGRRPTACASCSGRKTCSSWTAYQKLLTKLTTVVKEMESHAAQIHDLLSSITHPPASSEVKTPESYISAESEGERGERNGKKVCFNVAGDEQEDSGHDTISNRDSYSDCNSNRNSIASFTSICSSHCSSYVHSDEMDSGDEVPVSVWLSHDKQKKLLGFLEHLFSQVDSISSMLKGAVVARAFEQTKCFTPGRGLLEFQQEMDPRVNCTKKLRLHVKHDPWNLPSSVQSLTHTIAKFVEEVKTRLLLVLLQYTDSEIQLRRDMVFCQSLVAAVCAFSQHLLAVLTQTHSGATEADLEGPDPLETQEAGKRWLEQIASAGLLLHFQSLLSPNLTDEQAMLEDTQVALIDLEKVTFYFRQFEGEPLVANVPISHQVEGTRQALKVCFHLEGCYFSQLPQRLRNGGGFKIYPVLFTQALESMEGYYYRDNVSVEEYQAQINTASLDKVKQYCKRL